From Panicum hallii strain FIL2 chromosome 2, PHallii_v3.1, whole genome shotgun sequence, a single genomic window includes:
- the LOC112882133 gene encoding beta-glucosidase 31-like translates to MGKALGCAALLILAAVAPAALAEAVTRADFPPGFVFGVGSSAYQVEGAVAEDGRKPSIWDTFTHGGYSIDNATGDVTADQYHKYKEDVKLLHEMGVDAYRMSIAWPRLIPDGRGAVNPKGLEYYNNLIDELLSYGIQPHVTIYHFDFPQALQDEYNGLLSPRFIEDFTAYADVCFKNFGDRVKYWSTVNEPNIEPIGGYDQGINPPRRCSYPFGFACEEGNSTTEPYIVAHHLLLAHASAVSLYREKYQAEQGGRIGLTLLGWWYEPATETPDDIAAAARMNDFHIGWFMHPMVYGDYPPVMRKNVGSRLPSFTDEERKRVLGSFDFVGFNHYIAVYVKADLSRLDQKLRDYMFDAAVAYDMPFLKSNNQFPFGLTNDFMTSTPWALKKMLKHLQVKYKNPAVMIHENGAAGQPDPSGANTYDDEFRSQFLQDYIEATLHSIRNGSNVQGYFVWSFLDVFEYLFSYRLRFGIYGVDFNSTERTRYQRHSAKWYSSFLRGGELRPVALPDGAYSQ, encoded by the exons ATGGGGAAGGCGCTCGGCTGCGCTGCTCTCCTCATCCTAGCGGCCGTCGCGCCGGCCGCGCTCGCGGAGGCGGTCACCCGGGCCGACTTTCCCCCGGGATTCGTCTTCGGCGTCGGCTCCTCGGCCTACCAG GTTGAAGGTGCAGTTGCAGAGGATGGAAGGAAGCCTAGCATCTGGGACACATTCACGCATGGAG GCTATTCCATTGACAATGCGACAGGTGATGTAACTGCAGACCAGTACCACAAGTACAAG GAAGATGTAAAGCTTTTGCATGAGATGGGTGTCGATGCATACAGGATGTCAATTGCCTGGCCTCGACTTATTCCTG ATGGTCGGGGAGCTGTCAATCCGAAGGGACTGGAGTACTACAACAATCTAATAGATGAACTCCTTAGTTACG GAATACAACCTCATGTAACGATCTATCATTTCGATTTTCCTCAGGCTCTTCAAGATGAGTACAACGGACTGCTTAGTCCTAGATTCAT AGAGGACTTCACAGCGTATGCAGATGTGTGCTTTAAGAACTTTGGCGACAGAGTGAAGTACTGGAGCACCGTCAATGAGCCTAACATTGAACCAATTGGCGGATACGACCAAGGAATcaacccgccacggcgatgcTCATACCCCTTTGGCTTTGCCTGTGAGGAAGGCAACTCCACCACAGAGCCATACATAGTAGCACACCACCTTCTGCTTGCACATGCCTCGGCAGTGTCCCTATATAGAGAGAAGTACCAG GCTGAGCAAGGAGGACGAATTGGACTAACTTTGCTTGGTTGGTGGTATGAGCCCGCAACGGAAACTCCTGATGATATAGCAGCAGCTGCAAGGATGAATGACTTCCACATTGGATG GTTCATGCATCCTATGGTGTATGGAGACTACCCTCCTGTGATGAGGAAGAATGTAGGGTCCAGGCTACCGTCCTTCACCGATGAAGAGAGGAAAAGAGTGTTGGGATCTTTTGATTTTGTCGGATTTAACCACTACATTGCCGTCTACGTGAAAGCTGATCTTAGCCGACTGGATCAGAAACTGAGAGATTACATGTTTGATGCGGCTGTGGCATACGACA TGCCATTCTTGAAGTCAAATAATCAGTTCCCGTTCGGGTTGACAAACGATTTTATGACATCAACCCCCTGGGCTCTGAAGAAAATGCTGAAGCATCTCCAAGTGAAATACAAAAACCCTGCTGTGATGATCCATGAAAATG gagctgcTGGCCAGCCTGACCCATCTGGCGCGAACACTTACGACGACGAGTTCAGGTCACAGTTCTTGCAGGATTACATCGAAGCCACACTTCATTCCATCAG GAACGGATCAAACGTGCAGGGTTACTTCGTGTGGTCATTCCTGGACGTGTTCGAGTACCTATTCAGCTACCGCCTCCGGTTCGGTATCTACGGTGTCGACTTCAACTCGACTGAAAGGACAAGGTATCAGAGGCACTCGGCGAAGTGGTACTCCAGCTTCCTCCGGGGTGGCGAGCTCAGGCCGGTGGCTCTGCCTGACGGAGCTTACTCCCAGTGA